The Rosa chinensis cultivar Old Blush chromosome 7, RchiOBHm-V2, whole genome shotgun sequence DNA segment AACTCAGACCCCCAAGTAGACTCAACATGATTGGTGCGACAGAGTTGCATGCCATATTCTTATAAACAAGATCAAAGAGGGCGAGGGCGAGGGCGAGAGGGAGCTAGCAGAGACCATTAATTGGTGGCAGAATCCAAGTTGCAGGTTTTAATCTGTACTCTTCCGAAGAATGCTGAGGGTAACATTGTAGAGGAGTAGTGGTTCCCTCCTCTAAATTGAAAATCCCCATATCGCATTGACAACAACTATTAAAATTTCGATAATCATCTTCCACAGTTATCGAATCACTTGTGTAATATATGGAGTTTGGTTGGCACCAAGAGAACCTTGAAGCCGAAATAGACATTGACTGACTGTCACCAACAAACAGAGTCTCATCTCCAAGGGTTTTTAACTCAACCTGCTGCACAACATATCCATTATCATCAAATACCATCTTGTAAACCTTGAAAGTGAATGTCACAGGCATGGTCAACTGATCCCATTCTCTCTGTACTTTCAAAAATCTTCGAACGTGCAAAAGCTCTCCTTTAGTTGATTCCACAAGATATGATTGAGAACTTGAGCGCATATAAGTAGTATTGAGTATCTTTGCCTTTAGTGAATCACCAGAAGTACAGGTTTTAACATCAAACGACATGATTCTTCCAAGATTCTTGTCAACTGCGTATACCTGACCTTTGTAGAAAATAGCATCAGTAATCGCATATTGTTCCATTGTTTCTATGGAACTACAAAACGATTGCCCTCCTCTAATGAAACCAAGAGTGGAATCAGTGGTGTAAAATGCTACAACCATAAAACTGTTGCCCCCATTAACAGAAGGATCCCCAAACAAGATAAGCTTTGGGGCCTGCTCCAGCTCGGGGCTCATACGGGCCTGCTTTGGCTCGGTGCTCCGGCCGAATCTCCATCCCCTGCATCTCAAGACATGGGTCGCTCTTGTGAAAGGGTTCAGGAAATGTATCGTAGAATTTGGACCATGCATTGAAGCGAGCCAACCGTTGCCACATGCATAGTATCTGCGAAAGTTAAACCGAGGCATTGCTAGGCTAATCTTATGGTAGACTTTTCCTTCAGATAGACTATAAATTAGGTCTTGATCGCCGGGCAGGATGAGCATGGGAGGAAGTAGCTTAGGCCATCGACGTGTTGTACGATTGTAGTGTTCTGCAAAAGAATGCCAAAGTTTGCAAATGGCAGCAAAATGAACATGGTCGATGGGTTCCAATAACTTATCAAGAATAACAAAGGCAACATCCACAGTGAGACTCACTGCCCATTTTGAGTCTGAACTAGTCACTCTACGACACTTGATCATTCCTCCTGAATTTCCTATCAAGGTATGACCTGAAAAGATGAGACTGAGAGCTATATATACACAGATTGACACCACAGTTCCTCCAACAATAAGGAAATCAGTGTTTCTCTCCTCGAAGGATTAGGCTTAATCCCACAAAGAGAAGGAGGATCACGAATCTTAATCCCACAAGGAGAAGGAGATCTAAGGTACTAACTTGAGATAACTGAATCCGAAAGCATAGCAGGAAAATAATGAAACTTGAGAAATTTAAAGAACAAGGCTattgatttataaaaaattatttgtttgactccaaaaaaattatttaaagaaATAGACAGAAATAACCCTAGAATAAAGAACCAGAGCCCAGAAAAACGGGGGGACTAACCCGTCAAATCGAGAAAAGGGTAAAAAGAGTCTACTTGAGTAGGCGTTGGTTCTCTTTGGCAATAAACTTGAGAAACTTCTCCTGCTCACTATACTAGTGTACCGATGGAAGcgcttttagggtttatggaaGAACCAGGGGATTATGATCAGGTAGAGAcgacgtcgtcgtcgtcgtaCAGCCACAAATTGGTGCCGTGGTTGAGCTGGGACGAGTGGCTCTTCGTCTCTGAATCTCTCTTTTCCAATTCACCTGATTCCGTCGCCTCCGCTTTGAGAAGAGTAAGCTCCTTTTGCCTCTTGTTATGCTATTccagaactctttggatttgtATGTTGTGTTTACATGTATTTTTTTCGTTAGTTAGTTTGAACAGGCAGGGTTTTGATTCAGAGTGAGGCAATGATTTCATAGTTGATGTTGTTGTTTACAGATATCGGCATGGAGAAGCAGAGGATGTGTTCCTGCTGTGATCGAAGTTACAGCTTCAATAATCGAAATTCAGCAAAAAGATCCTTACTTTAGGTAGCTCCTATGAAATTTGACTCAAACCTCGACTTCTTAAATCatctgttattattattattttttgtttggtgTGAAATGCTGTTTCACAGTGGCTGTGTTTGTAGTTCTATGTTGTGTATAGTTTATGATTCTAAGCTCTAATGTCTACCCAAAAGTAACGTGACATGGATTTCTTCCTGGGCGGGGGAGAGGGATGCTTGGTGTGAAATGCTGTTTATCAGTGGTTGTGTTTATGTTTCTATGTTGTGTATAGTTTATGATTCTAAGCTCTGATGTCTACTGAAAAGTAATGTGACTGCTTGTGTTTCTTTTGTGAATTTTAGAAAGGACCAGTCAAATGTTGCTGTGGGTAATTGCGGAGCAGATCAACCCACTGATTCTTCACTTTCTGAGGAAATGCTGGCCATGCTATATTGCATGGCAATCATGAGGTGAGGCCCCCTTAGAATACTGTTTTGGTTTCTgcattcttgtttttttttttttttcactcccATTTCATCTTGTAGTGTATGGATTGAGTTGAATGGCTGATCAAGAAGTAGTGAAGGTTAATTTCTAGGAAAACTTGTAACTGGACAACAAATCCATAGGATGCATGAGCTAGTTGCTCTGTgtggacctttttttttttttttttttttttttctgtggcAAAGATTACTGATGAACCATAAATTCACCAATGTCGAGAAATTTTTGAATCTTTCACTTTTTCCTGTTTACATTAGAATTCAGCTATACCTATAGTGGATTAATGCTGGGAATGTTTACATGGGTTGCATGCATAGATAAACATATTTGTTTCACACTAGTTTTCCCTTTTCTGAAGGCTTGTGAATTGTGTTGTTGAGAAGACACGCAAGAAAAATGAGGTTTCAATTGCCGAGGCTGCTGATGCAATTGGCATTCCACGATCACTGATTGATATACGTCATGGTAAGCAACTCTAACTTAGTAATTTATATGGGTATGCATCATTTATATATGGTCAGTTTATTTGGCATTTCAGCTTTTCTGTAGCTTAAAACCACATTAACCATCGGCAATCAGCCATTACATACTCTTGTAGGGATTTACATGTAATCTTTTGAACACTTGTGATAGTGTGGATTAAAATTCTCTTGTTTATCTCTGTCAATGCTTTAATTTCCAGAGGGATCTCACCGTGAACTTCCCGCTCTTCAGGTTGTTCGTAGTGCTTCAATTAAGGTATGCAAAATGCTTTGAATTTAAACAGATAAGGGTCCGGCACTTTGGTTCCTTCAGACTTTTCTAATGCTTacccaaatttgaatccttCTAAGTGTATTGGGTAGCTAATACTTATAATGGGTATCCTACCAAAATCTGCTTGGGTGATTTACCAAGTTGTGGGTGCTGGATAGATTGGTGACAATTAACTATGCATATCCCTTCCAACTTGAAAAGAGACAATTGCTGACGTCCTCATAGGACGGGCACTTaaaatttatgaagataattATATGCTATAGCAGATTAACAATTCAACACGAACAAATTGTCTTATTTGTTGTCCTGTCTTAACAATGAATCACAAGTTTGTGGAAGGGCACATCTCTCTTCCCTTCCCATTTCCttaggtgaaaagaaaaagactttCCTGGTTTTGGGATGACAGCTTAGGAGACGCCACATTGTATGAAGACACGAGGCAACCTATATTTTCTGATTATACCGGATTCTTTTTTAAAATTCCCAGTAATCCTGAAACTATTGCAACTAGTCCAACTCCTTTGGTGACTGACTGAATGACAAGATCATAATCTGTAGTTCTGTTCTGAAAAATAATATTGTTGACTCCAGATATATCTGTTTTCAACTCTGTGGGGTAGAACTTTCAAATCTTACATAGTAAAGTTTAAATTAGGTCCCTTATAGTTTTGACTTCTGACTTCATGAATATtaccaattattattattattattttttttttttttaagatatgCCTGTAAAGTTATCTTAATATAGTTCCACAATCACAATTTCATGTTCATTCATCTTCCCAGCTTCCCCTAGGAATAATGACAATCTTTTCTCTTCTGTTTTTAACTGGAAACTTAATATACATTTTGAAAGAAATTACTTGGTTTGAGTTCGGGATTTAAAACTATGTCTATGGTTGGTGTTTTCAGGCCCTTGATTGGTTGAAGTTTTATTATTGGGAACCTCAGAAGAATGCAATTCCATTTCAAGGCACTGGAAGTGCTAACATCAGAAATGAAATAAAGTCAAAGTTCCTTGAATTGGCTTCCTGCTTGAAAGCTAAAATGACTCCCCACTTGCGTTCTTCTCAAGTCAAAGAAAAACGTGGTACGAtaatcttttcttcttcaagtttGTTGATAGTGCCTAAATTTTGACTGGATTATATGTCCTTCTAATGCTTTCAAACAAGTTGGATTTTGCACAGTGCAACTTGCTGTTGCCCCTATGACAAAACTGTTCATGTTAAAATGCAGCCACAATAGTTTCATTACATTGAAAATATGCTTGTTGGGACATTGTCATTTGATTTCTAGCAGTATTTTGCTTGTGTGTCCTTTTAAAATTCACTTCACCTTGCATCAAATAATGTAAACTATATTTTTAGCTATGCTGTGAACACGAACAAGCACAGCATGTTATGTGTTCTTAGATTCAGGGAGCTGTGATTCCTCTAATGCCTAAATGCATGCTCAGAATTTTCCTTGGTTTGTTACGTTTTGGAGAATATTCATCCTTTATGGTTCTTGAGAACTGGATCTAACATGCCATGTTTTTTAAGTCAGCAAACTAGAGAGTCAAAAAGGTAttaattgttatatatatatagctaagcAGCTAAGCTGACTCTAAATTAGTTATGCTATACCAATTGATGCTTGTGTTATGCATGCCATAATGGCTCTCTTCACCGGTGTGTACACATATTATGACTGCCATGTATTGTGTCTCACTGTGTTGGGCTGTGTTGCAAGGTATCTGACCCTCGACACTCCACCAAGTAGAGAGTCGGTGCTTCAGATTAGCATGATGTGATGTACTTAGAGAAGTAATGCAATCGTATGATTTAAAGCTTCCGTGAAGCACTTTTTATTCatatattcatttatttattttagaatcACTCTATGATATGAGAAAAACATCCATCTTTGCCACTGGCCTAGCATTTGCACTACAACTTGCCAGCTTAAGAGGTTGTATGCATGAAAAGCCATGCAAGCAgtaatgtcttttttttttgagaagaaacagctttttattaaaaaagcaAAAATCGAGATACAGGGAGGCGGACAAGGAGTCCGCTTTAATGATCTAAAGAGGGCAGCTGGGGCTATAGGCCTATCATCTCGTCTAATAATACTAATCAAGGCTTAGGGGCTTATACTACAGCTGCTTGCCAGTTAAGTATAATGGAAGAAAGACTATAATCCTTGAATTCCTTAGAAATAGAAACC contains these protein-coding regions:
- the LOC112177995 gene encoding putative F-box protein At1g65770; translated protein: MIKCRRVTSSDSKWAVSLTVDVAFVILDKLLEPIDHVHFAAICKLWHSFAEHYNRTTRRWPKLLPPMLILPGDQDLIYSLSEGKVYHKISLAMPRFNFRRYYACGNGWLASMHGPNSTIHFLNPFTRATHVLRCRGWRFGRSTEPKQARMSPELEQAPKLILFGDPSVNGGNSFMVVAFYTTDSTLGFIRGGQSFCSSIETMEQYAITDAIFYKGQVYAVDKNLGRIMSFDVKTCTSGDSLKAKILNTTYMRSSSQSYLVESTKGELLHVRRFLKVQREWDQLTMPVTFTFKVYKMVFDDNGYVVQQVELKTLGDETLFVGDSQSMSISASRFSWCQPNSIYYTSDSITVEDDYRNFNSCCQCDMGIFNLEEGTTTPLQCYPQHSSEEYRLKPATWILPPINGLC